Proteins from a genomic interval of Mesobacillus sp. S13:
- a CDS encoding M20/M25/M40 family metallo-hydrolase, translated as MLNCRDEVLFYTKQLVNIGSIVNTNGENEIAQALYTMISSFPYFIENPTHVIKPQTQNDVLERYNVMAFVKGTKGTSNRTVILMGHLDTVGIDDFTQLADLAFDPDQLLVELKKEKLPPLVSEQARSGDWMFGRGVLDMKSGVASNLYLLKYFSEHPEELDGNLVFLAECDEEDSSYGILSGVKDLKTWKEEHGFEYVAAVNSDFVSPRYAGDKNRYIYKGTVGKLLPSFYITGSETHVGSAFEGLDPNLIAAELTRQIDYNPELCNEAFGETTMPPVSLKQMDLKPNYTVQTALAAYVYYNFFIHSWTPKDVLGKLKEQAHIAFGKALKLYEERYLQFCKIIGEPCRELQWQPRVMTYEEMEAELIKAHGSEYTAHMVEFKDDLLLDASLDLRMYAARVVEEAWKWMPDQSPAIIVFYSSLYSPRIEVAGDTEDERNLIEALDAAVEAVQPEYEEPIVVRSFFPYISDMSFVALSDDDEALDSASRNNPSWGSKFFVDYQEIRELNVPVINIGPYGLDAHKRYERMEIDYSVRIVPNLTYEVIRNLLAK; from the coding sequence ATGCTTAATTGCAGGGATGAGGTTTTATTTTATACGAAGCAGCTTGTGAACATCGGGAGCATTGTCAATACCAATGGAGAAAACGAGATTGCTCAGGCACTTTATACGATGATTTCATCGTTTCCTTATTTTATAGAGAATCCGACACATGTAATCAAACCTCAAACCCAGAATGATGTACTCGAACGATATAATGTCATGGCTTTTGTAAAAGGAACAAAAGGGACCAGCAACCGCACTGTCATTTTGATGGGCCATCTTGATACAGTGGGAATTGATGATTTTACACAGTTGGCCGACCTGGCCTTTGACCCGGACCAGCTGCTTGTTGAGTTAAAAAAAGAAAAGCTGCCTCCACTTGTCAGCGAACAAGCGAGATCCGGAGACTGGATGTTCGGACGCGGGGTCCTTGATATGAAGAGCGGCGTCGCTTCTAATCTTTATCTACTGAAATACTTTTCCGAGCACCCGGAGGAACTTGATGGCAATCTTGTCTTTTTGGCAGAGTGCGATGAAGAGGACAGCTCGTATGGAATCCTCTCTGGTGTCAAGGACCTCAAGACCTGGAAAGAAGAGCATGGTTTTGAATATGTCGCGGCGGTAAACAGCGACTTTGTTTCCCCAAGATATGCCGGAGACAAGAACCGCTATATCTATAAAGGAACTGTCGGAAAGCTGCTGCCTTCATTTTACATCACGGGATCTGAAACCCATGTTGGCTCTGCTTTTGAAGGTCTCGATCCCAACTTGATTGCAGCTGAACTGACCAGACAAATCGACTATAATCCTGAACTCTGCAATGAGGCGTTCGGCGAGACGACGATGCCGCCCGTATCCCTTAAGCAGATGGACCTCAAACCAAACTATACCGTCCAAACGGCACTGGCTGCTTATGTATATTATAATTTTTTCATCCACTCCTGGACTCCAAAGGATGTTTTAGGAAAGCTGAAAGAACAAGCTCATATTGCTTTTGGAAAAGCCTTGAAGTTGTACGAGGAACGTTACCTCCAATTTTGCAAAATCATCGGCGAACCATGCAGGGAACTGCAATGGCAGCCGCGGGTGATGACGTATGAAGAAATGGAAGCCGAACTCATTAAGGCCCATGGATCTGAGTACACCGCCCATATGGTGGAATTCAAGGATGACCTTCTTCTCGATGCCAGCCTCGACCTGAGAATGTATGCTGCAAGAGTCGTTGAGGAAGCCTGGAAGTGGATGCCCGACCAGAGTCCGGCCATCATCGTCTTCTACTCCTCCCTCTACTCACCAAGGATTGAAGTCGCTGGTGATACCGAGGATGAACGAAATCTGATTGAAGCTTTGGACGCTGCTGTTGAAGCGGTTCAGCCTGAATACGAGGAACCGATTGTCGTCCGCAGTTTCTTTCCTTATATATCTGATATGAGCTTTGTCGCATTAAGCGATGATGACGAAGCGCTGGACTCTGCGTCACGGAACAACCCTAGCTGGGGATCGAAATTTTTCGTGGATTACCAGGAAATCCGTGAGTTGAACGTACCAGTCATCAACATAGGGCCATACGGGCTTGACGCCCATAAACGATACGAACGAATGGAAATCGACTACTCTGTTAGAATCGTTCCAAATCTGACATACGAAGTCATTCGGAATCTTTTAGCCAAATAA
- a CDS encoding PAS domain-containing sensor histidine kinase, whose protein sequence is MKKKQYVLIFFIMSLAWIFGTNYLLNLYAPSEFVAVIEHTKEVLYVLLAGWFFYFFISKMEELSASKEEEERLSTLINSMVDFVNFKDGEGRWIQANDFGLKLFDIENVDYRGKKDSELAEYSNYFSDALRYCEISDEEAWKAGGIIRVEEVLPQPDGTTKTFDTIKVPLFNEDGSRQGLVIIGRDITERKNVETLLEESRQQYRSLFEYSLDIVSMLDLNGTITNLNPQFERITGFSKEEFIGRNLADLLPDSQRQMILEKVASVVENHRPQMFELELLHKNGKPLIFQSTSLPIIVNDKIAGIICNSRDITELRQTEERLRRTDKLSVVGELSASVAHEIRNPLTSLKGLVQLLQMEDEKHQLYYQIMIDELNRINHIVSELLLLAKPQQIKYTEADMQVILHDVISLLKSEASLHNIQIEFHVQSHPVMIECEPNQLKQLFINIVKNAIEASSAGDVVTISLQNHDNMVTVMVKDQGVGISKELLERIGEPFYSSKEKGTGLGMTVSFKIVQSHNGTIKFKSEPDIGTEVVVQLPIKHEDKVTGLQGNKS, encoded by the coding sequence ATGAAGAAAAAGCAATATGTCCTAATCTTTTTCATAATGAGCCTGGCCTGGATTTTTGGTACAAACTATTTGCTGAATTTATACGCTCCTTCTGAATTTGTTGCCGTTATCGAACATACGAAGGAAGTCCTATATGTATTGCTGGCAGGTTGGTTTTTCTATTTTTTCATCTCGAAGATGGAGGAATTGAGTGCCTCCAAAGAAGAAGAAGAGCGTTTATCCACATTGATCAATTCAATGGTCGATTTCGTCAACTTCAAGGATGGCGAAGGCCGGTGGATTCAAGCCAATGATTTTGGCTTGAAATTGTTTGATATCGAAAATGTTGATTATAGAGGAAAGAAAGACTCGGAGCTTGCGGAGTATAGCAATTATTTCAGCGATGCATTGAGATATTGTGAGATCTCCGATGAAGAAGCATGGAAAGCAGGAGGAATCATCCGTGTCGAAGAGGTACTTCCGCAGCCTGATGGAACGACTAAGACGTTCGATACGATTAAAGTTCCTCTTTTTAATGAAGATGGAAGCCGACAAGGACTTGTCATCATCGGCCGGGATATTACCGAACGAAAAAATGTTGAAACTCTTCTCGAAGAGAGCAGGCAGCAATACCGATCATTATTCGAGTACAGTCTGGATATTGTTTCTATGCTCGACTTAAATGGAACAATTACCAACCTGAATCCTCAGTTCGAAAGAATTACTGGGTTCAGCAAGGAAGAGTTTATCGGAAGGAACCTGGCAGACTTGCTTCCTGACTCCCAAAGACAGATGATCTTAGAAAAGGTAGCCAGCGTGGTGGAAAATCATCGTCCACAAATGTTTGAGCTCGAATTACTTCACAAGAACGGTAAGCCATTGATTTTCCAAAGCACGTCCCTGCCGATCATTGTAAATGACAAAATTGCCGGAATCATTTGCAACTCAAGGGATATTACCGAGCTTCGCCAAACAGAGGAGCGCCTGCGAAGAACGGACAAGCTATCCGTAGTGGGTGAACTATCCGCGAGCGTGGCACATGAAATCCGTAACCCGCTCACTTCCCTGAAGGGCCTTGTCCAGCTGTTGCAGATGGAAGATGAAAAGCACCAGCTGTATTATCAGATCATGATCGACGAACTGAACAGGATCAATCATATCGTCAGCGAATTGCTGTTGTTGGCCAAGCCGCAGCAAATCAAATATACGGAAGCCGATATGCAGGTCATTTTGCATGATGTTATCTCTCTTTTAAAATCAGAAGCGAGCCTGCATAATATCCAAATCGAATTCCATGTCCAAAGTCATCCTGTCATGATTGAATGTGAGCCAAATCAGCTCAAGCAATTGTTCATCAACATCGTAAAGAATGCAATTGAAGCATCTTCAGCCGGAGATGTTGTCACAATCTCACTTCAAAACCATGACAACATGGTAACGGTTATGGTCAAAGACCAGGGAGTAGGAATATCGAAAGAGCTTCTCGAAAGAATCGGTGAACCTTTTTATTCATCCAAGGAAAAAGGTACTGGCCTCGGTATGACAGTCAGCTTCAAAATCGTTCAGTCCCATAATGGCACAATTAAGTTCAAAAGCGAACCTGATATAGGGACAGAAGTGGTCGTTCAATTGCCAATCAAGCATGAAGATAAAGTGACCGGGCTACAAGGCAATAAAAGCTAA
- a CDS encoding OsmC family protein, producing the protein MPKEIFKASAALQEGVKVDVQARGFHITIDEPVNLGGTDQGMNPVEMLLGALGACQSIVARVYSQKFGVVLEDFRVELEGDLDTDGFMNKSDVRRGYSDIRYTYYIKSPSPEENIRALADFIAKTCPVDDTISNPVNVTRSEIIIEKPVAL; encoded by the coding sequence ATGCCAAAAGAAATTTTCAAAGCCAGTGCTGCATTGCAGGAGGGTGTAAAGGTTGATGTTCAGGCCAGGGGTTTCCATATCACGATTGACGAGCCTGTCAATTTGGGAGGAACCGACCAGGGGATGAATCCGGTGGAAATGCTTCTTGGTGCGTTAGGAGCCTGCCAATCAATCGTGGCGAGGGTCTACAGCCAAAAATTCGGTGTGGTGTTAGAGGATTTCCGGGTTGAATTGGAAGGGGATCTTGATACGGATGGATTCATGAACAAGTCAGATGTGCGCCGGGGCTATTCAGATATTCGATATACCTACTATATAAAGTCCCCATCTCCAGAGGAAAACATCAGGGCACTAGCAGATTTCATTGCGAAAACTTGTCCGGTGGATGATACCATCTCAAATCCAGTGAATGTCACCAGATCAGAAATCATCATCGAGAAACCAGTTGCATTATAA
- the trhA gene encoding PAQR family membrane homeostasis protein TrhA, which produces MNSYIREPINGLTHLAGALLSFAGLLALVIKASIKTGSALAITSVTIFGISMILLYTASATYHMVISKDSVIAFLRKIDHSMIFVLIAGTYTPFCLISLNGVTGWTLFGIITFAALCGILFKMIWFRSPRWLSTSIYIVMGWMVIFVVSPLSSVLSKGGISLLVIGGIMYTIGGVIYALKPDFLRSKHLGFHEIFHIFIMLGSTAHFLSVYVYVL; this is translated from the coding sequence ATGAACAGCTACATCCGCGAACCAATCAACGGCCTCACCCATCTGGCTGGTGCCTTATTATCCTTTGCAGGACTCCTTGCCCTCGTGATCAAAGCTTCGATCAAGACAGGTTCGGCACTCGCTATTACTTCCGTCACGATTTTTGGTATCAGCATGATCCTTCTCTATACGGCATCCGCTACCTATCATATGGTCATCAGCAAAGATAGCGTCATCGCCTTCCTTAGGAAAATTGACCATTCGATGATTTTCGTCCTGATTGCCGGTACCTATACTCCATTTTGCCTGATCAGTCTCAATGGAGTGACAGGCTGGACATTATTCGGCATCATCACTTTCGCTGCACTATGCGGAATTCTTTTTAAGATGATTTGGTTCAGGAGTCCGAGATGGCTGTCGACCTCTATCTATATTGTCATGGGCTGGATGGTTATTTTCGTCGTTTCTCCCCTCTCCTCTGTGCTCAGCAAAGGAGGAATTTCCTTGCTGGTAATCGGGGGGATCATGTACACGATTGGCGGCGTCATTTATGCTTTGAAGCCTGATTTCCTTCGATCCAAACACCTGGGCTTCCATGAAATCTTCCATATCTTCATCATGCTCGGAAGCACCGCCCATTTTCTGAGCGTATATGTGTATGTCCTATAA
- a CDS encoding DUF1836 domain-containing protein, whose amino-acid sequence MDNLEQLLTELNLENNISLEDIPEIDLYMDQVIQLFEKNFGSSTRNEDEKVLTKTMINNYAKGKLFFPIKNKKYSKEHLILISLIYQLKGGLSIQDIKQTLEGINEKALSGEIPLGPFYKSFLNLHEKNIEIFNEDVLKTQHEVKREVKSLEAEEPDELETILLIASLINISNFYRRTAEKLVDRLAAEKKKKD is encoded by the coding sequence GTGGATAATTTAGAACAGTTGTTAACTGAACTCAATCTTGAAAATAATATCTCGCTTGAAGACATTCCGGAGATCGATTTGTATATGGATCAGGTTATCCAGCTATTCGAAAAGAACTTCGGCAGTTCCACGAGAAATGAGGATGAAAAGGTCCTCACGAAAACAATGATCAATAATTACGCGAAGGGGAAGCTGTTTTTTCCAATCAAGAATAAAAAGTATTCGAAGGAACACTTGATCCTGATCAGCCTGATTTATCAGCTGAAGGGCGGTTTGTCCATACAGGATATTAAGCAGACTCTCGAAGGGATCAATGAGAAGGCTTTGTCGGGTGAAATTCCACTTGGCCCTTTTTATAAAAGTTTCTTGAATCTGCATGAGAAAAACATAGAGATTTTTAATGAGGATGTTCTTAAAACTCAGCATGAAGTGAAACGAGAAGTGAAGAGCCTTGAGGCAGAGGAACCAGACGAGCTTGAAACGATCCTTCTGATTGCATCGCTCATTAATATAAGCAACTTTTACAGAAGGACAGCGGAAAAGCTTGTTGACAGACTTGCAGCTGAAAAAAAGAAAAAGGACTGA
- a CDS encoding GNAT family N-acetyltransferase, with amino-acid sequence MEIRRLNGGDAEGYRVLRHEALLQNPEAFSSSYEDEMYYEASDYKQRLDSKFTYTFGAFDENLLVGVVTLVPEGKVKLKHRAYIFAMYVTSSQRGRGLGRELVKTAIKQAAELSSVKQIHLTVTSSNEPAKKLYASLGFEPYGVEKNALRIDGTYYDEDLMVLFM; translated from the coding sequence ATGGAAATTCGACGATTAAATGGCGGGGATGCTGAAGGTTATCGGGTCCTGCGCCATGAGGCTTTGCTTCAGAACCCTGAGGCATTCAGCTCGAGTTATGAGGATGAGATGTATTATGAAGCATCAGATTACAAGCAAAGGCTAGATAGTAAATTCACTTATACATTTGGCGCGTTTGACGAAAACCTACTGGTCGGGGTCGTGACACTTGTTCCAGAAGGAAAAGTGAAGCTGAAGCACCGGGCGTATATCTTTGCCATGTATGTGACCTCCTCACAACGTGGTCGGGGTCTTGGACGGGAACTTGTAAAAACAGCCATTAAACAAGCGGCAGAATTAAGCAGCGTGAAACAGATTCACCTCACAGTGACCTCAAGCAATGAGCCTGCAAAGAAACTTTATGCTTCTCTAGGCTTCGAACCATATGGAGTCGAAAAGAATGCTTTGCGGATTGATGGAACTTATTATGATGAAGATTTAATGGTGTTGTTTATGTAA
- a CDS encoding alpha/beta fold hydrolase, which translates to MDCKVRKGTIHYEVIGEGFPLLVLHAMGTDHRSMKAWLEPVFNKVEGFQRVYIDVPAHGRSAIDDHVKSTDDMLENLLDFIDDTFGEREFSLVGVSFGGYLAQGIFHDRRSQVKGICLLAPALHLKKRDVPERVILERDEDLLSSLEPDIRAAFETLFIYQNEAALTAFMKEIQPGRLLANREFLASDWKAKRYYLDEEPFHNVQTLPNSALFILGKQDYICGYKDHLFLLEKFPNSTLAVLDRAGHMLQIEKREVVQNLMADWLSGSH; encoded by the coding sequence GTGGATTGCAAAGTAAGAAAGGGCACTATTCATTATGAAGTCATTGGGGAAGGATTTCCCTTGCTGGTCCTGCATGCTATGGGTACGGACCATCGTTCCATGAAAGCCTGGCTGGAACCTGTTTTTAATAAAGTCGAAGGTTTTCAAAGAGTATATATTGATGTACCAGCGCATGGTAGAAGTGCTATTGACGATCATGTGAAATCGACCGATGACATGCTCGAAAACCTGCTTGATTTTATTGATGATACTTTTGGGGAGAGAGAATTTTCACTTGTCGGTGTATCGTTTGGCGGATATTTAGCTCAAGGGATTTTTCATGACAGGAGGTCCCAGGTAAAAGGGATTTGTCTATTGGCACCGGCACTTCACCTAAAGAAGAGGGATGTACCTGAAAGAGTCATTTTAGAGAGGGATGAAGACTTACTTTCCAGTCTTGAGCCTGATATCCGGGCTGCATTCGAGACTCTATTCATCTATCAAAATGAAGCGGCATTAACTGCCTTCATGAAGGAAATCCAGCCTGGCAGGCTTTTAGCCAATCGTGAATTCCTTGCTTCGGATTGGAAGGCAAAACGCTATTACCTGGATGAGGAACCTTTTCACAATGTGCAGACTCTTCCAAATTCTGCGTTGTTTATTCTCGGGAAGCAGGATTATATTTGCGGCTATAAAGATCATTTGTTTTTACTAGAAAAGTTCCCGAATTCCACACTGGCTGTATTGGATCGGGCAGGGCATATGCTGCAAATTGAGAAGCGTGAAGTTGTTCAGAATTTAATGGCGGATTGGTTGAGTGGCAGTCATTAA
- a CDS encoding Gfo/Idh/MocA family protein, producing MIKVGVIGLGAIGQRLIKGFQEHPEMDIAAVCDAAEDRVKETAAELGGVPAFTNHQEMLENSQLDLVYVAVPPKFHHAVASDVIAKGIHILCEKPLANSVEEAESLLKQAQDAGVLHAMNFPLNYSAGSKTFEKLIKSNYVGNLRRVQLKMHFPQWPRPWQQNAWVASKEQGGYVLEVGVHFIQQLQKIFGSVEVKDVQIQFPDDPHASESAILAILKLADGTPVLIDGMSQIAGKEEIAFTAYGDEGTLSLLNWGQLEGGRLGEEILPLEADHSLTDSLVDNLVKAIKGEEATIIDFAAGYEAQIILEQLRKG from the coding sequence ATGATAAAAGTTGGAGTAATCGGCCTTGGAGCAATTGGCCAGCGTTTGATTAAAGGTTTTCAAGAACACCCGGAGATGGATATTGCGGCTGTCTGTGACGCGGCTGAAGATAGAGTGAAGGAAACGGCAGCCGAACTTGGTGGGGTTCCGGCATTCACGAACCATCAAGAAATGCTTGAGAACTCGCAGTTGGATCTTGTTTATGTTGCTGTTCCCCCTAAGTTCCACCATGCCGTAGCATCTGATGTAATTGCGAAAGGAATACATATTCTTTGCGAGAAGCCGCTGGCAAACTCTGTAGAGGAAGCTGAAAGTCTATTAAAACAGGCGCAGGATGCAGGTGTCCTTCATGCGATGAACTTCCCGTTGAACTATAGCGCTGGCAGCAAGACGTTCGAAAAATTAATTAAGAGTAACTATGTTGGCAACCTGAGAAGGGTTCAATTGAAGATGCACTTCCCGCAATGGCCACGTCCATGGCAGCAGAATGCATGGGTTGCGAGCAAGGAACAGGGTGGCTATGTTCTTGAGGTTGGCGTCCATTTCATCCAGCAGCTGCAAAAGATTTTCGGATCGGTAGAGGTAAAGGATGTCCAGATTCAATTCCCTGATGATCCGCACGCGAGTGAAAGTGCAATCCTAGCAATCTTGAAGCTGGCAGACGGGACTCCGGTTCTGATTGATGGCATGAGTCAAATTGCCGGCAAAGAGGAAATTGCGTTCACAGCTTATGGTGATGAAGGAACATTATCACTCCTAAACTGGGGGCAACTCGAAGGCGGCAGACTTGGCGAGGAAATCCTGCCATTGGAAGCTGACCACTCCCTGACAGATTCATTGGTTGATAATCTTGTAAAAGCAATCAAAGGCGAAGAAGCGACAATCATTGATTTTGCCGCCGGTTATGAAGCACAAATTATTTTGGAACAACTCCGGAAAGGTTGA
- a CDS encoding exonuclease domain-containing protein produces MSTENKLGLVVDVETTGLGPDSDEIIELALKLFSFHEETGKIIDIVDEDSYLREPLSTTAQRNYDRAYRIHGIHYDMVRGKTFYDEKIMDFFNRTDAIFAHNASFDRSFLFRMYPEVNEMKWYCTMKNVQWKNHGFPNSKLLTLLQAHNISKFQTHRAMDDITYLTELLKQQNPNGDYYLKEVLEYGPMRKYQPAQKQRRRMFY; encoded by the coding sequence TTGAGCACAGAGAACAAGCTTGGATTGGTAGTGGACGTTGAGACAACTGGACTGGGTCCGGATTCGGATGAAATCATAGAATTAGCGCTTAAGCTGTTTTCTTTTCATGAAGAGACAGGGAAAATTATTGATATAGTAGATGAAGATTCATATTTGAGGGAGCCACTGTCGACAACGGCACAGAGAAACTATGACAGGGCGTACCGAATTCATGGAATCCATTATGATATGGTCCGCGGAAAAACATTTTACGATGAGAAGATTATGGATTTCTTCAATCGCACCGATGCGATTTTTGCGCATAATGCTTCCTTTGACAGAAGCTTTTTATTCAGGATGTATCCGGAAGTCAATGAGATGAAGTGGTATTGCACGATGAAGAATGTCCAATGGAAGAATCATGGCTTCCCTAATAGCAAGCTGCTCACTTTATTGCAGGCGCATAATATTTCAAAATTCCAGACACACAGAGCGATGGATGATATTACATATTTGACGGAACTCTTGAAACAGCAAAATCCGAACGGTGATTATTATTTAAAAGAAGTGCTGGAATATGGCCCGATGCGCAAATACCAGCCTGCCCAAAAACAGAGAAGAAGAATGTTTTACTAG
- a CDS encoding glutamine--tRNA ligase/YqeY domain fusion protein yields MEENSNFIKTIIKEDLESGKRDQVVTRFPPEPNGYLHIGHAKSIVINFGLADEFGGKTNLRFDDTNPLKEDQEYVDAIKEDVEWLGYEWEGLFYASDYFDEMYDRAVLLIKKGLAYVDDLSADEIREYRGTLSEPGKESPYRDRSVEENLELFEKMRNGEFANGEKVLRAKIDMSSPNINLRDPVIYRISHASHHNTGDKWCIYPMYAFAHPLEDALEGVTHSLCTTEFEDQRPLYDWVVRECEMEATPQQIEFGRLNLTNTVMSKRKLKQLVEEGYVDGWDDPRLPTISGLRRRGFTPEAIREFVKAAGVSKGYSTVDAQMLEHFVREDLKLKAPRTMGVLRPLKVVITNYPEGEVEWLDADINPENPEMGTRKIPFSREIYVEQDDFMENPPAKYFRLFPGNEVRLKHAYFIKCNDVIKDENGEVVELHCTYDVETKSGSGFTGRKVKGTLHWVDATHALPAEFRLYEPLILDDEEESENEAEKKSFLDQVNEKSLEIVNGYIEPNMKDAKPQDKFQFFRHGYFNVDPKHTTEDKKVFNRIVSLKSSFKL; encoded by the coding sequence TTGGAAGAGAACTCTAATTTTATAAAAACAATCATTAAGGAAGATTTGGAGAGCGGCAAGCGCGATCAAGTCGTGACCCGATTCCCTCCTGAACCAAATGGATACCTACATATCGGTCATGCAAAATCCATCGTCATCAACTTTGGCCTTGCAGATGAATTCGGCGGCAAGACAAACCTGCGATTCGATGACACGAACCCGCTGAAGGAAGACCAGGAATACGTGGATGCCATCAAGGAAGATGTTGAATGGCTGGGCTATGAGTGGGAAGGCTTGTTCTATGCATCTGACTATTTCGATGAAATGTACGACCGAGCTGTCCTGTTGATCAAAAAGGGATTGGCGTATGTCGATGACTTGTCAGCGGATGAAATCCGCGAATACCGCGGGACACTTTCTGAACCGGGAAAAGAAAGTCCATATCGTGATCGTTCGGTAGAAGAGAACCTTGAGCTGTTCGAAAAGATGCGCAATGGTGAATTCGCAAATGGCGAAAAGGTATTGCGTGCGAAAATCGATATGTCATCACCAAATATCAACCTTCGTGACCCTGTCATTTATCGTATTTCTCATGCATCACATCACAACACAGGTGACAAGTGGTGCATCTACCCAATGTACGCTTTTGCCCATCCACTCGAGGATGCGCTGGAAGGTGTTACCCACAGTTTGTGCACGACCGAGTTTGAAGACCAGCGTCCGCTATACGACTGGGTTGTTCGTGAGTGTGAAATGGAAGCAACACCGCAGCAGATCGAATTTGGCCGTCTCAACTTGACGAACACGGTCATGAGCAAGCGCAAACTGAAGCAGCTTGTTGAAGAAGGATATGTCGATGGCTGGGATGACCCTCGCCTGCCGACAATTTCCGGTTTGAGAAGACGCGGCTTCACACCAGAAGCAATCCGTGAATTTGTAAAAGCAGCTGGAGTTTCCAAAGGCTACTCAACTGTTGACGCACAAATGCTTGAGCACTTTGTTCGTGAAGACCTTAAGCTGAAGGCCCCACGTACGATGGGCGTGCTTCGTCCATTGAAAGTCGTCATCACGAATTATCCTGAAGGCGAAGTGGAATGGCTGGACGCAGATATCAACCCGGAAAACCCGGAAATGGGCACACGTAAAATTCCATTCTCACGTGAAATTTATGTTGAGCAGGACGACTTCATGGAAAATCCGCCAGCGAAGTACTTCCGCCTCTTCCCTGGCAATGAAGTCCGTCTGAAGCATGCATATTTCATTAAGTGCAATGACGTCATCAAAGACGAAAATGGTGAAGTCGTCGAGCTTCACTGCACCTATGATGTAGAAACAAAGAGCGGATCCGGCTTTACTGGCCGCAAAGTAAAAGGAACACTGCACTGGGTAGACGCAACGCATGCACTGCCTGCAGAATTCCGCCTGTATGAGCCGCTTATTCTTGATGATGAAGAAGAAAGCGAAAATGAGGCAGAAAAAAAATCATTCCTGGATCAGGTTAATGAAAAATCATTGGAAATCGTGAACGGCTACATCGAGCCAAACATGAAGGACGCCAAACCGCAGGACAAATTCCAGTTCTTCCGCCACGGCTACTTCAACGTCGATCCAAAGCACACAACAGAAGACAAGAAAGTCTTCAACCGCATTGTTTCGCTGAAGAGCTCGTTTAAGCTTTAA
- a CDS encoding NUDIX hydrolase, whose amino-acid sequence MEMSNYYQNLRDKVGSDLIFMPSVAGIVRNEAGEILFQNKGNGEKWSLPAGAIELGEAPAEAVVREVWEETGLHILPEKLLGVFGGKEFRYEYPNGHKVEYVVFVFDCKPVGGEHNPIDSETAELRYFSSENKPELALPYPESIFVKSDSEKTEFQWDDGWMRSLQGRGR is encoded by the coding sequence ATGGAAATGTCGAATTACTATCAGAATCTTAGGGATAAAGTGGGAAGTGACCTTATTTTTATGCCGAGTGTGGCAGGGATCGTCAGGAATGAAGCTGGAGAAATCTTATTCCAGAACAAAGGGAATGGTGAAAAATGGAGCTTGCCTGCAGGAGCGATCGAACTAGGAGAAGCACCGGCTGAAGCCGTTGTCCGTGAAGTCTGGGAGGAAACAGGGCTTCATATTTTACCAGAAAAATTACTCGGTGTCTTTGGCGGGAAAGAGTTCCGTTATGAATATCCGAATGGCCACAAAGTTGAGTATGTGGTGTTCGTATTCGATTGCAAACCCGTTGGGGGAGAGCATAATCCCATCGACAGCGAAACTGCGGAACTACGTTACTTCAGTTCGGAAAATAAGCCAGAATTGGCACTGCCTTATCCTGAGAGCATTTTTGTGAAAAGTGATAGTGAAAAGACTGAGTTCCAGTGGGACGATGGATGGATGAGGAGCCTTCAAGGCCGGGGGAGATGA
- a CDS encoding excisionase family DNA-binding protein, with product MYLTVIEAAEYLSIPEKQVENMIFQRKIRAIHDGEQYLIYKDQFNTHLKQVEKYKKLVEEIMNEPVPEDIDIKDED from the coding sequence GTGTATTTGACAGTAATTGAAGCAGCAGAATACTTATCGATTCCGGAGAAACAGGTGGAAAATATGATTTTCCAAAGAAAAATAAGAGCCATTCACGATGGAGAACAATATTTAATCTACAAGGATCAATTCAACACCCATTTGAAACAGGTAGAGAAGTATAAAAAGCTTGTTGAGGAAATAATGAATGAACCTGTGCCGGAGGATATCGACATTAAAGATGAGGATTAA